In the Pithys albifrons albifrons isolate INPA30051 chromosome 3, PitAlb_v1, whole genome shotgun sequence genome, one interval contains:
- the ETFRF1 gene encoding electron transfer flavoprotein regulatory factor 1, with translation MANPLRGEVVRLYKNLLYLGREYPQGADYFRSRLKAAFLRHKDEKDPEKIKQLIARGEFVVKELEALYFLRKYRAMKQRYYSDDNH, from the exons ATGGCCAATCCTTTAAGAGGGGAAGTGGTGAGACTGTACAAAAAT ctGCTGTACCTTGGAAGGGAGTACCCCCAGGGAGCAGACTACTTTAGAAGCCGtttgaaagcagcttttctAAGACACAAGGACGAGAAAGATCCTGAAAAAATCAAGCAACTGATTGCACGGGGAGAATTTGTTGTAAAGGAGCTGGAGGCTTTGTACTTCCTGAGGAAATACCGGGCCATGAAGCAGCGCTACTACAGCGATGACAACCACTGA